In a single window of the Lebetimonas sp. JH292 genome:
- a CDS encoding tyrosine-protein phosphatase — protein MKEIIKILTEEHNFINLFWNNFHKIDEGVYRSAQILPWRLKKIIKKYNIKTVINLRGSDNYLYKKEKEICDKLGVEYIELPISSRTLPKIEEMEKLKDILMNKNKKPLLFHCKAGADRSGFVATFYRILKGESPKEALKKELKLQYGFISLSKAGRIKEFFSKYDGKNDFMAWAEKNRDKIQSEFSENPFVDFIYEKILRRE, from the coding sequence ATGAAAGAAATTATCAAAATTTTAACAGAAGAACATAATTTTATAAATCTGTTTTGGAATAATTTTCACAAAATTGACGAAGGCGTTTACAGAAGCGCCCAGATACTTCCCTGGAGGCTTAAAAAAATAATTAAAAAATATAATATAAAAACTGTAATAAATCTAAGAGGCAGCGATAATTATTTATATAAAAAAGAAAAAGAAATATGCGATAAATTAGGGGTTGAATATATAGAGCTTCCAATTTCATCAAGAACACTTCCCAAAATAGAAGAGATGGAAAAATTAAAAGATATTTTAATGAATAAAAACAAAAAACCCCTTCTTTTTCACTGCAAGGCTGGGGCTGACAGGAGCGGGTTTGTTGCAACATTTTATAGAATACTTAAAGGCGAATCTCCAAAAGAGGCTCTCAAAAAAGAACTTAAATTGCAATACGGCTTTATAAGTTTAAGTAAAGCCGGAAGAATTAAGGAATTTTTTTCAAAATATGACGGTAAAAATGATTTTATGGCTTGGGCTGAAAAAAACAGGGATAAAATTCAATCGGAATTCAGTGAAAACCCTTTTGTCGATTTTATATATGAGAAAATTTTAAGGAGAGAGTGA
- a CDS encoding bifunctional ADP-dependent NAD(P)H-hydrate dehydratase/NAD(P)H-hydrate epimerase yields MREVFENVYFLDKKCYEKYNLREDILMEHAAYEMALEIYKRFEKGSSVTIISGPGNNGADGITLARILLGDYKVNLFLPLNAKSAMAKLQLERFLRIGGKVSKKIKKADVLVDAIFGSGLKRDLDDGIADVVENMNEMDSFKIACDIPTGIDDKGNLRPVSFRADVTVTMGAEKLALYSDMAKDYVGEIKIANLGVSFSNYIEKSSFFVLEKNDLKLPFRNKQNTHKRSYGHLGILCGEKKGASIMAGMAAFNFGCGLVSLVTHKEVNAPYEIMQTHHIENFSALAFGMGLGNYFDDELEEIAKLDIPMIIDADMFYKKEILKFLKKDVVLTPHPKEFSSLLKLTGIGEYSVKEIQKNRFDLALEFSKKYPGVVLLLKGANKIIVHNKKLFIDPLGNVALAKGGSGDVLAGMIGSLLAQGESLLDATINASLAHSVAGNYEPNYALTPIKLIKRLEEINI; encoded by the coding sequence ATGAGAGAAGTGTTTGAGAATGTCTATTTTTTGGATAAAAAATGTTATGAAAAATATAACTTGAGAGAAGATATTTTAATGGAACACGCAGCTTACGAAATGGCTCTTGAAATATATAAAAGATTTGAGAAAGGAAGCAGTGTAACTATAATTTCTGGTCCCGGAAACAACGGGGCAGACGGGATAACACTTGCAAGAATCCTTTTAGGGGATTATAAGGTTAATCTGTTTTTACCCCTAAATGCAAAATCCGCCATGGCAAAACTCCAGCTTGAAAGGTTTTTAAGAATTGGCGGGAAAGTCAGTAAAAAGATAAAAAAAGCTGATGTTTTGGTGGATGCAATTTTTGGAAGCGGGTTAAAAAGGGATTTAGATGACGGGATAGCGGATGTAGTTGAAAATATGAATGAAATGGATTCTTTTAAAATAGCCTGTGATATCCCAACCGGAATTGATGATAAAGGGAATTTAAGACCTGTGTCTTTCAGGGCAGATGTGACCGTTACAATGGGTGCTGAAAAATTAGCTTTATATTCAGACATGGCAAAAGATTATGTGGGTGAGATTAAAATAGCAAATTTGGGTGTTTCTTTTTCAAACTATATTGAAAAAAGCAGTTTTTTTGTTTTGGAAAAAAATGACTTAAAACTTCCTTTTAGAAATAAACAAAATACTCACAAAAGAAGTTATGGCCATTTAGGTATTTTATGCGGAGAGAAAAAAGGCGCTTCAATAATGGCGGGTATGGCCGCATTTAATTTCGGGTGCGGACTTGTTAGTTTAGTCACTCATAAAGAGGTTAATGCCCCTTATGAAATTATGCAGACACACCATATTGAAAATTTCTCAGCACTTGCATTTGGTATGGGGCTTGGCAATTATTTTGATGATGAGCTTGAAGAAATTGCAAAACTTGATATACCGATGATAATAGATGCGGATATGTTTTATAAAAAAGAGATTTTAAAATTTTTAAAAAAAGATGTTGTTTTAACCCCTCATCCAAAAGAGTTTTCATCACTTCTTAAATTAACCGGTATTGGAGAATACAGCGTAAAAGAAATTCAAAAAAACAGGTTTGATTTGGCATTGGAATTCAGTAAAAAATATCCCGGAGTTGTATTGCTTCTTAAAGGCGCAAACAAAATAATTGTGCATAATAAAAAACTTTTTATTGACCCTCTTGGAAACGTTGCATTGGCAAAAGGCGGGAGCGGAGATGTTTTGGCCGGAATGATAGGAAGTTTATTGGCTCAGGGAGAAAGTTTGCTTGATGCTACAATTAATGCAAGTTTGGCCCACTCGGTTGCAGGAAATTATGAACCGAATTATGCCTTGACCCCTATAAAACTTATAAAAAGACTTGAAGAAATTAATATTTAG
- a CDS encoding ABC transporter ATP-binding protein — protein MFKFLKEYMPYYKHYKKQIFLSVIGMILVSLATAATAYLVKPVLDKIFIEKNIRLLYLLPFAIVLAYFLKGVGSVLQQYYVSFIGEDIVRQIRDKFLKHILSFDLLYFKKTHSGELVSRTINDINRIQGAVSHSLANLLRDILMAVFLLAVVIYQNPKLAFFALIILPFIIYPVSIISKKLKKLSKEAQNQTAKLNKHLSEIFKNIETIKAFNAKKYEIKKFEELNLKYLKINLKTIRTQAVLIPVLETLTAAIGAIVIIIGGKEVIENQMSVGAFFSFMTALFMMTDPIRRIANTYSRFQDAIAANERLKEIFNLKPEIISGNKKLSSIEKIEFKNVNLKYGNKKALQNINYETKKPKIIGLVGDSGGGKSSFVSMLERFYDANSGEILINEKNIKKYNIFDLRGKIAYIPQNVHIFNDTIAANISYGREINEEKIIEALKKANLWDYVKSLENGIYTVLNEGGSNLSGGQKQRIAIARALYKNPDVLILDEATSALDNKSEKVIMDSILKLKDKLVFIVAHRLNTIENADEILVFKNGQIVCKGKKEELLKNCEEFKKLYAKY, from the coding sequence GTGTTTAAATTTTTAAAAGAGTATATGCCTTATTACAAACATTATAAAAAACAGATTTTCTTATCCGTAATAGGAATGATTTTGGTTTCTCTTGCAACTGCCGCAACCGCATATTTAGTAAAACCGGTACTTGATAAAATATTTATAGAAAAAAACATCCGTTTATTATATTTATTACCGTTTGCAATTGTACTTGCCTATTTTTTAAAAGGTGTGGGCTCGGTTTTGCAGCAGTATTATGTAAGCTTCATAGGAGAAGATATTGTAAGGCAAATCAGAGATAAATTTTTAAAGCATATTTTAAGTTTTGACCTGCTCTATTTTAAAAAAACCCACTCAGGAGAGCTGGTCAGCAGAACAATAAATGATATAAACAGAATCCAAGGAGCGGTTAGCCATTCTTTGGCCAATTTACTTAGAGATATATTAATGGCTGTTTTTCTTTTGGCGGTGGTAATATATCAAAACCCGAAATTGGCTTTTTTTGCACTGATTATTTTGCCTTTTATTATTTACCCTGTTAGCATTATTTCTAAAAAACTGAAAAAATTATCCAAAGAAGCTCAGAATCAAACCGCAAAATTAAATAAACACCTAAGTGAAATTTTTAAGAACATAGAAACAATAAAAGCATTTAACGCAAAAAAATATGAAATAAAAAAATTTGAAGAGCTGAATCTCAAATATTTAAAAATAAATCTTAAAACCATACGGACACAGGCTGTTTTGATTCCGGTGTTGGAAACCCTTACCGCGGCAATAGGCGCAATTGTAATTATTATCGGAGGAAAAGAGGTAATTGAAAATCAAATGAGTGTCGGAGCGTTTTTTTCTTTTATGACGGCACTTTTTATGATGACAGACCCGATTAGAAGAATAGCAAACACATATTCAAGATTCCAGGATGCAATTGCCGCAAATGAAAGATTAAAAGAAATATTTAATCTAAAACCTGAAATCATTTCGGGCAATAAAAAATTAAGCTCTATTGAAAAAATAGAATTTAAAAATGTAAATTTAAAATACGGAAACAAAAAAGCTTTACAAAACATAAACTATGAAACAAAAAAACCCAAAATTATAGGTCTTGTAGGGGACAGCGGAGGGGGGAAAAGTTCTTTTGTATCAATGCTTGAAAGATTTTATGATGCAAACAGCGGCGAAATTTTAATAAATGAAAAAAATATAAAAAAATATAATATTTTTGATTTAAGGGGCAAAATTGCCTATATTCCGCAGAATGTTCACATTTTTAACGACACAATTGCCGCAAACATCTCCTACGGAAGAGAAATTAACGAAGAAAAAATAATCGAAGCACTTAAAAAAGCAAATTTATGGGATTATGTAAAAAGTTTGGAAAATGGTATATACACCGTTTTGAACGAAGGAGGAAGCAATCTAAGCGGAGGGCAAAAACAAAGAATAGCAATAGCAAGGGCTTTATATAAAAACCCGGATGTTTTAATTTTAGACGAAGCAACAAGCGCACTGGACAATAAAAGCGAAAAAGTAATAATGGATAGTATTTTAAAACTTAAAGACAAACTTGTTTTTATAGTGGCACACAGATTAAATACCATTGAAAATGCAGATGAAATTTTAGTTTTTAAAAATGGACAGATTGTATGTAAAGGAAAAAAAGAAGAATTATTAAAAAACTGTGAAGAATTTAAAAAACTATACGCTAAATATTAA
- a CDS encoding glycosyltransferase family 9 protein, with protein MEAIIKLSSLGDIIHSLIVLPKLNKKVDFFVDNVFKEILEYNPFIENIVPVKLRQAKKQKSLYIKEFVRLKSMDAYERVYDLQGLIKSALLARLVGDIVVGFKNPREKIARFFYDEKKDVLGEIAIRRYINLFGFDDTQYLKNHPKLLFYKDKEFEFLSKTKKNIVFIIGASWECKKTPLKIWDKLAKHFKNENIIIPYYGESEKKDAFFLAENNSNILPISLNLNALKALIDKCDLLIGNDTGPSFIAWANNINNVILYGCTYNNKIYENKFSKSVEMQKSIKKGLMVMDKMDLNQILKKIDEF; from the coding sequence ATGGAAGCAATAATAAAACTCAGTTCTCTTGGAGATATAATTCATTCACTTATTGTTTTGCCTAAACTTAATAAAAAAGTTGATTTTTTTGTGGATAATGTTTTTAAAGAAATTTTAGAATATAATCCTTTTATTGAAAATATTGTGCCGGTTAAATTAAGACAAGCAAAAAAACAAAAAAGTTTATATATTAAAGAATTTGTAAGACTTAAATCAATGGATGCGTATGAGAGGGTATATGACCTGCAGGGGCTGATTAAAAGTGCTCTTTTGGCAAGACTTGTCGGTGATATAGTGGTTGGTTTTAAAAATCCAAGGGAGAAAATAGCCAGGTTTTTTTATGATGAAAAAAAAGATGTTTTAGGCGAAATTGCTATTAGAAGATATATCAATCTTTTCGGCTTTGATGATACTCAGTATTTAAAAAATCATCCAAAACTTTTGTTTTATAAAGATAAAGAGTTTGAATTTTTAAGCAAAACTAAAAAAAACATAGTTTTTATAATAGGGGCAAGCTGGGAGTGTAAAAAAACGCCTTTAAAAATATGGGATAAACTGGCAAAACATTTTAAAAATGAAAATATAATTATTCCTTATTATGGGGAAAGCGAAAAAAAAGATGCATTTTTTTTGGCTGAAAATAATTCAAACATTTTGCCGATTAGCTTAAATCTAAATGCTTTAAAAGCATTAATTGATAAGTGTGATTTACTTATTGGAAACGATACTGGTCCTAGCTTTATAGCGTGGGCAAACAATATTAACAATGTGATTTTATACGGCTGTACATATAATAACAAAATTTATGAAAACAAGTTTTCTAAAAGTGTAGAAATGCAAAAAAGCATAAAAAAAGGCTTAATGGTAATGGATAAAATGGATTTAAATCAAATTTTAAAGAAAATTGATGAATTTTAA
- a CDS encoding lysophospholipid acyltransferase family protein codes for MATSAIGAFVTPISAVVRNIENSKLNEKIKRTREKFGVRIYNKKGALKHLMKDLKDNKSIGILVDQNTAENEGVETVFFGKKVLHTPSACLLSKKFKIPIVMDLVERVKDKWIIDFKEIFYTNDIQSSVDKQSKIIEEEVKQYPELWYWFHKKFKHFYENEYNKKCKV; via the coding sequence ATAGCTACATCTGCAATAGGTGCTTTTGTGACGCCTATAAGCGCAGTTGTAAGAAATATAGAAAATTCTAAGCTTAATGAAAAAATAAAAAGAACAAGGGAAAAATTCGGAGTTAGAATTTATAATAAAAAAGGGGCTCTTAAGCATTTGATGAAAGATTTGAAGGACAATAAAAGTATTGGAATTTTGGTAGATCAGAATACGGCTGAAAATGAAGGGGTGGAAACAGTTTTTTTTGGCAAAAAAGTTTTACATACACCATCAGCCTGTTTGCTTAGTAAAAAATTTAAAATCCCAATTGTTATGGATTTGGTTGAAAGAGTAAAGGATAAATGGATTATAGATTTTAAAGAAATTTTTTATACCAATGATATTCAATCTTCAGTGGATAAACAATCAAAAATTATTGAAGAAGAGGTGAAACAATATCCAGAACTTTGGTATTGGTTTCATAAAAAATTTAAACATTTTTATGAAAATGAATACAATAAAAAATGTAAAGTGTAA
- a CDS encoding glycosyltransferase family 2 protein, with the protein MKSVFYSSGCLKSGHDEKISIVILTKNSEKYLEKVLKSVEFADEVIIYDNGSEDNTLEISKKFENTKIFIDNKWEGFGRQKQKAVNKASNKWIFVLDSDEVFTENLKNEVLEVIKNPKYDAYKVARLNNFFGKWIRHCGLFPDFSIRLFNKEKCFFNKRIVHESVEYERVGELKNYFLHYAYESVEEFIDKQNRYSSLGAKPNKLKAIFSPYWTFFKIYFLKLGFLDGWSGFVIAKLYSEYTFWKYVKKMDN; encoded by the coding sequence ATGAAAAGTGTATTTTACTCATCTGGCTGCTTAAAAAGCGGTCACGATGAAAAAATAAGTATAGTAATTTTGACAAAAAATAGTGAAAAATATTTAGAAAAAGTATTAAAAAGTGTAGAATTTGCTGATGAGGTAATTATTTATGATAATGGAAGTGAAGATAATACATTAGAAATTTCTAAAAAGTTTGAAAATACCAAAATTTTTATAGATAATAAGTGGGAAGGGTTTGGCAGACAAAAACAAAAAGCTGTAAATAAAGCATCTAATAAATGGATATTTGTATTAGATAGCGATGAGGTTTTTACTGAAAATCTTAAAAATGAGGTTTTAGAAGTTATTAAAAATCCGAAGTATGATGCATATAAAGTGGCAAGGCTTAATAACTTTTTTGGTAAATGGATTAGACACTGCGGGCTTTTTCCTGATTTTAGTATAAGACTATTTAACAAGGAAAAATGTTTTTTTAATAAAAGAATAGTGCATGAAAGTGTGGAATATGAAAGGGTAGGAGAGCTTAAAAACTATTTTCTGCACTATGCATATGAGAGTGTTGAAGAATTTATTGACAAGCAAAACAGATACTCAAGCCTTGGTGCTAAACCTAATAAATTAAAAGCTATTTTTTCTCCATATTGGACTTTTTTTAAAATTTATTTTTTAAAGTTAGGTTTTCTTGATGGATGGAGTGGCTTTGTAATTGCTAAACTTTATAGTGAATATACTTTTTGGAAATACGTTAAAAAAATGGATAATTGA
- a CDS encoding glycosyltransferase family 9 protein, producing the protein MENEKLKILVVKFRNIGDVLLTTPLIKNLKLNYPDSQIDCVVNKGTERC; encoded by the coding sequence ATGGAAAATGAAAAATTAAAAATATTGGTAGTTAAATTTAGAAACATTGGAGATGTTTTACTTACAACACCTTTAATTAAAAATTTAAAACTAAATTACCCTGATTCACAAATTGATTGTGTAGTAAATAAAGGCACAGAAAGATGCTAA
- a CDS encoding glycosyltransferase family 9 protein, with the protein MLTLNPNINNIFTYDKSYFKSLPKLKRIIEEFKFLNSFRNYDIIINTTEGDRGAFIAKFSRAKIKIGFSPKKNIFLKS; encoded by the coding sequence ATGCTAACACTAAATCCAAATATTAATAATATTTTTACTTATGATAAAAGTTATTTTAAATCCCTTCCAAAACTAAAAAGAATAATAGAAGAATTTAAATTTTTAAATAGTTTTAGAAATTATGATATAATAATAAATACAACAGAAGGCGATAGAGGGGCTTTTATTGCAAAATTTAGCAGGGCAAAAATAAAAATAGGATTTTCTCCAAAAAAAAATATCTTTTTAAAGAGTTAA
- a CDS encoding glycosyltransferase yields MENKVLMLGHREDIDKILPNFDIFVLPSNLEALGTALLEAQSCGVPVVASRVGGIPECVSEGKTGFLFEKENVNELGEKLIKLIENKNLRYEFSKNAIEWIENNFSTQKMVKDTENLYKRIINE; encoded by the coding sequence ATAGAAAATAAAGTTTTGATGCTTGGTCATAGAGAAGATATAGATAAAATTTTACCTAATTTTGATATTTTTGTATTGCCTTCAAATCTTGAAGCTCTTGGGACCGCTCTTTTAGAAGCTCAGTCTTGCGGTGTGCCTGTTGTGGCAAGCAGGGTTGGTGGAATTCCAGAGTGTGTGAGTGAAGGTAAGACAGGGTTTTTGTTTGAAAAAGAAAATGTAAATGAATTAGGAGAAAAGTTAATCAAGTTAATAGAGAATAAAAACTTAAGATATGAATTTTCAAAAAATGCAATAGAATGGATAGAAAATAATTTTTCAACTCAAAAAATGGTTAAAGATACCGAAAATTTGTATAAAAGAATTATAAATGAATAG
- a CDS encoding glycosyltransferase family 9 protein yields the protein MKIKKIIFVIDKLDENIIITAEPSDFENAKWLEENSKAKWIKTESLLDLAGLISNVKLFVSLDGGAMHIGPALGVKTIAISGKTNMNKWYPWGYKDLVTQDENI from the coding sequence ATGAAGATTAAAAAAATTATATTTGTTATTGATAAATTAGATGAAAATATTATAATTACAGCAGAACCAAGTGATTTTGAAAATGCAAAATGGCTTGAAGAAAACAGTAAAGCTAAATGGATAAAAACTGAAAGTCTTTTAGATTTAGCCGGGTTAATCAGCAATGTAAAATTATTTGTTAGTCTTGATGGCGGGGCTATGCATATAGGACCTGCTCTTGGAGTTAAAACAATTGCAATTAGTGGCAAAACAAATATGAATAAATGGTATCCTTGGGGATATAAAGATTTGGTAACTCAGGATGAAAATATTTGA
- a CDS encoding glycosyltransferase family 9 protein codes for MKIGNVLNKEYLQFKNYIGFQVGAADVYKMWPIERFSKLAEKLLKNNEKIVILGTQNEKKLGDKIIQNVGNKNIVNMDTGTMHLAIALKTPTVSLFSATDSKTIGPYQDLELHKVIQKNGSFVQKLPKKQRDNSAMQLIDVNEVFEKYEELNNYLKSRK; via the coding sequence ATGAAAATAGGAAATGTTTTAAATAAAGAATATTTACAATTTAAGAATTATATTGGTTTTCAAGTAGGGGCTGCTGATGTTTATAAGATGTGGCCGATTGAAAGATTTAGTAAATTGGCTGAAAAATTATTAAAAAATAATGAAAAAATTGTAATATTAGGCACTCAAAACGAAAAAAAATTGGGAGATAAAATAATACAAAATGTTGGCAATAAAAATATTGTAAATATGGATACAGGCACAATGCATTTGGCGATTGCACTTAAAACTCCTACGGTTTCACTTTTTTCAGCTACAGATTCAAAAACTATAGGACCTTATCAGGATTTAGAACTTCATAAAGTTATTCAAAAAAATGGCAGTTTTGTCCAAAAATTGCCTAAAAAACAAAGAGACAATTCTGCAATGCAATTAATTGATGTAAATGAGGTTTTTGAAAAATATGAGGAATTAAATAATTATTTAAAGAGCAGAAAATGA
- a CDS encoding glycosyltransferase family 4 protein yields the protein MEKFYKNAYETGKQFTWENRAMKKLTLLRLKKNLFGGAERYLERLSNELKKQNIDYEIIYCNCPKLMPSFLKALWYNLQVCLNKKNKFYFSLERVTCPDIYRAGDGVHKAFLETKKSINPLHFIYLFIEKRMFKNAKKIIANSNMVKNQIIKYYGIDKNKIEVIYNGIPLKEKVDFSDVKKEFNLKNEKIILYVGSGFERKGVKEALEIIAKVKRDFKFIVIGKEKKIDFYKNYTKQLDVEKKVIFTGARSDVDKFYSMADIFLFPTKYEPFSNVILEAMNFECVVFTTKQNGVSEILPEFNVMENSNDLSVIDKINMLLENDKILNEKKQQMKEISKKFSIEENVKKTLKVINETLN from the coding sequence TTGGAAAAATTTTATAAAAATGCTTATGAAACAGGAAAACAGTTTACTTGGGAAAACAGGGCGATGAAAAAACTAACCCTCCTTCGTCTTAAAAAAAACCTCTTTGGCGGGGCTGAGAGGTATTTAGAAAGACTTAGTAATGAGCTTAAAAAACAAAATATTGATTATGAAATAATTTATTGTAATTGTCCTAAATTAATGCCTAGCTTTTTAAAGGCTCTGTGGTATAACCTGCAGGTTTGCTTAAATAAAAAAAATAAGTTTTATTTCTCACTGGAAAGAGTTACATGTCCTGATATTTATAGGGCTGGAGATGGGGTGCATAAGGCTTTTTTAGAAACTAAAAAATCAATTAATCCACTTCATTTTATTTATCTTTTTATAGAAAAAAGAATGTTTAAAAATGCTAAAAAGATTATTGCAAATTCTAATATGGTAAAAAATCAAATAATTAAATATTATGGAATTGATAAAAATAAAATTGAAGTAATTTATAACGGTATTCCTTTAAAAGAAAAAGTTGATTTTAGTGATGTTAAAAAAGAGTTTAATTTAAAAAATGAAAAAATTATTCTTTATGTTGGGAGCGGGTTTGAAAGAAAAGGTGTGAAAGAAGCGCTTGAAATTATTGCAAAAGTAAAAAGAGATTTTAAATTTATTGTTATTGGAAAAGAGAAAAAAATAGATTTTTATAAAAATTATACAAAACAATTAGACGTTGAAAAAAAGGTAATTTTTACAGGTGCTAGAAGTGATGTGGATAAATTTTATTCAATGGCTGATATTTTTCTTTTTCCTACGAAATATGAGCCTTTTAGTAATGTAATATTAGAGGCAATGAATTTTGAATGTGTTGTATTTACTACAAAACAAAACGGGGTTAGTGAAATTTTGCCTGAATTTAATGTAATGGAAAATTCGAATGATTTAAGTGTAATTGATAAAATAAATATGCTTTTAGAAAATGATAAAATATTAAATGAAAAAAAACAGCAAATGAAAGAAATTTCAAAAAAATTTAGTATAGAAGAAAATGTAAAAAAAACACTTAAGGTTATAAATGAAACTCTTAATTGA
- the waaF gene encoding lipopolysaccharide heptosyltransferase II has protein sequence MKLLIESPTWLGDAVMASGAIEKLLEYFKPEKSILFGSFVSTELFKEKFDEVIVDDRRHRFKQFFKLPKVDLFISFRGSLYSKVIKLKARRGFTFDNKYSGHMVEKYSKYVNKIIKENKIYPPKLDFKPFEFVKPTIGINPGATYGSAKRWYPEKFAEVGNYFKDYKLIIFGGPGEEEIAKDIEKNLNHPDFLNLCGRLSIKELCEYIGGLKLFITNDSGPMHIAAVYNVPIVAIFGPTDYKETSPWSKNYKIVTKNLECAPCKKRECPIKTHECMKSIKADEVIEAAKELLIKNEK, from the coding sequence ATGAAACTCTTAATTGAATCTCCAACATGGCTTGGCGATGCAGTAATGGCAAGTGGAGCAATAGAGAAGCTTCTTGAATATTTTAAACCTGAAAAATCTATTCTTTTTGGTAGTTTTGTATCAACTGAGCTATTTAAAGAAAAATTTGATGAAGTTATTGTTGATGATAGAAGGCATAGATTTAAGCAATTTTTTAAATTACCAAAAGTTGATTTATTTATAAGTTTTAGGGGAAGTTTGTATTCAAAAGTTATTAAACTTAAAGCAAGGAGGGGTTTTACATTTGACAATAAATATTCTGGTCATATGGTTGAAAAGTATTCAAAATATGTAAATAAAATTATAAAAGAAAATAAAATTTATCCTCCAAAACTTGATTTTAAGCCCTTTGAATTTGTGAAGCCAACAATTGGTATTAATCCTGGAGCCACATACGGGAGTGCAAAAAGATGGTATCCAGAGAAATTTGCTGAAGTTGGAAATTATTTTAAAGATTATAAACTGATAATTTTTGGAGGTCCGGGGGAAGAAGAAATAGCAAAAGATATAGAAAAAAATTTAAACCATCCCGATTTTTTAAATCTTTGCGGAAGGCTTAGTATAAAAGAGCTTTGTGAGTACATTGGAGGGCTTAAGCTTTTTATTACAAACGATTCTGGCCCAATGCATATAGCGGCGGTTTATAATGTGCCAATTGTAGCTATTTTTGGGCCAACAGATTATAAAGAAACATCTCCATGGAGCAAAAATTATAAAATAGTTACCAAAAATTTAGAGTGTGCTCCTTGTAAAAAAAGGGAGTGCCCTATTAAAACGCATGAATGTATGAAAAGTATAAAAGCCGATGAGGTGATTGAAGCGGCAAAAGAGTTGCTAATTAAAAATGAAAAGTGA
- the rfaD gene encoding ADP-glyceromanno-heptose 6-epimerase, translating into MKYVDIDFNNKTILITGGAGFIGSNLAFYFQENYPQVKVIVFDKFRTEETFSNGNLKSFGHFKNLLGFKGIVISGDITKKEDLKRLEVYDIDYIFHEAAISDTTVLDQKIMIDTNVNAFKDLLDLAVKKDASMIYASSAATYGNSKVFKVGHENPNNVYGFSKLMMDNLAKEYYDKLRLVGLRYFNVYGPREYFKNKTASMILQFGLQLLKGESAKLFEGSDKIKRDFIYVEDVIQANIKSCEAEKNGVYNVGTGKARSFQDIVDILKKELNIEREDTYIPNPYKKQYQFFTEADIEDTKKYLDYNPRFSLEEGIKAYLPEIIRIYEEEVK; encoded by the coding sequence ATGAAGTATGTTGATATTGATTTTAACAATAAAACTATTTTAATTACAGGAGGCGCTGGATTTATAGGAAGCAATTTAGCTTTTTATTTTCAGGAAAATTATCCTCAAGTAAAAGTAATAGTTTTTGATAAATTTAGAACGGAAGAGACTTTTTCAAATGGAAATTTAAAATCATTTGGTCATTTTAAAAACTTGCTTGGATTTAAAGGAATTGTAATAAGCGGGGATATTACAAAAAAAGAGGATTTAAAAAGACTTGAAGTTTATGATATTGATTATATTTTCCATGAAGCCGCAATTTCTGATACGACTGTTTTAGATCAGAAAATAATGATAGATACAAATGTAAATGCTTTTAAGGATTTATTGGACCTTGCAGTTAAAAAAGATGCTTCTATGATTTATGCAAGCTCTGCGGCGACTTATGGAAATTCAAAAGTTTTTAAAGTAGGGCATGAAAATCCAAATAATGTTTATGGGTTTAGTAAATTAATGATGGATAATTTAGCAAAAGAGTATTATGATAAATTAAGATTAGTGGGGCTTAGATATTTTAATGTATACGGACCGAGGGAATATTTTAAGAATAAAACAGCTTCAATGATTTTGCAGTTTGGACTTCAACTGCTTAAAGGTGAGAGTGCAAAACTGTTTGAGGGAAGTGATAAAATAAAAAGGGATTTTATATATGTAGAAGATGTAATTCAGGCAAATATAAAATCTTGTGAGGCTGAAAAAAACGGAGTTTATAATGTAGGGACTGGAAAGGCAAGAAGTTTTCAGGATATCGTGGATATATTAAAAAAAGAGCTTAATATAGAAAGAGAAGATACATATATTCCAAATCCATATAAAAAACAATATCAATTTTTTACCGAAGCTGATATTGAGGATACTAAAAAATATCTAGATTATAATCCAAGATTCAGCCTAGAAGAAGGGATAAAAGCATATCTTCCTGAAATTATTAGAATTTATGAAGAAGAAGTAAAATGA